The Pyrus communis chromosome 9, drPyrComm1.1, whole genome shotgun sequence genome has a segment encoding these proteins:
- the LOC137744311 gene encoding uncharacterized protein, which yields MIAVCNHDSYFVQKNDAFSVMGLLPEQKITAVLRMLAYGASAYQVDEITRMGKSTILESLMRFYGAIKYIYTSEYLRTPTDMDLQRLLKKGEMRGFPGMIGSIDCMHWMWKNCPSAWQDAYGDKKMSKKYHLEALASFDTWI from the coding sequence atgattgctgtttgtaaccatgattcttactttgtgcaaaagaatgatgcttttAGTGTTATGGGTCTCCTTCcagagcaaaaaattactgctgtcttgcgaatgcttgcatatggagcatctgcataccaagtggatgagataacgaggatggggaaatcaaccattcttgagtccctaaTGAGGTTTTACGGAGCAATCAAATATATCTACACCTCAGAGTACCTTCGGACGCCTACTGacatggacttgcaaaggcttctgaagaagggcgagatgcgaggttttcctgggatgattggaagcatcgattgtatgcactggatgtggaaaaattgtccaagtgcatggcaagacGCTTATGGGGACaaaaaaatgagcaaaaagtatcatttggAGGCgttggcatcttttgatacatggatttag